Proteins found in one Phocoena sinus isolate mPhoSin1 chromosome 5, mPhoSin1.pri, whole genome shotgun sequence genomic segment:
- the TMEM33 gene encoding transmembrane protein 33, with translation MADTAPNGPRGAGAVQFLMANKLDTAMWLSRLFTVYCSALFVLPLLGLHEAASFYQRALLANALTSALRLHQRLPHFQLSRAFLAQALLEDSCHYLLYSLIFVNSYPVTMSIFPVLLFSLLHAATYTKKVLDAKGSNSLPLLRSLLDKLSANQQNILKFIACNEIFLMPATVFMLFSGQGSLLQPFIYYRFLTLRYSSRRNPYCRTLFNELRIVVEHLIMKPACPLFVRRLCLQSIAFISRLAPTVA, from the exons CAATTCTTGATGGCCAATAAACTGGACACGGCAATGTGGCTTTCTCGCTTGTTCACAGTTTACTGCTCTGCTTTGTTTGTTCTGCCTCTTCTTGG GTTGCATGAAGCAGCAAGCTTTTACCAACGTGCTTTGCTGGCAAATGCTCTGACTAGTGCTCTGAGGCTGCACCAAAGATTACCACACTTCCAGTTAAGCAGAGCATTCCTGGCCCAGGCTTTGTTAGAGGACAGCTGCCACTACCTGTTGTATTCACTCATCTTTGTCAATTCCTACCCTGTTACAA tgaGTATTTTCCCAGTCTTGCTATTTTCTTTACTTCATGCTGCCACATACACGAAAAAGGTCCTTGAT gCAAAGGGTTCAAATAGTTTACCTCTGCTGAGATCTCTCTTGGATAAATTAAGCGCTAATCAACAGAATATTCTGAAATTCATTGCTTGTAATGAAATATTCTTGATGCCTGCTACAGTTTTTATGCTTTTTAG tGGTCAAGGAAGTTTGCTCCAGCCTTTTATATACTATAGATTCCTTACTCTTCGATACTCCTCTCGAAGAAATCCATATTGTCG GACCTTGTTTAATGAACTGAGGATTGTTGTTGAACATCTAATAATGAAACCTGCTTGCCCACTGTTTGTGAGAAGACTTTGTCTCCAGAGCATTGCCTTTATAAGCAGACTGGCACCAACAGTTGCATAG